The DNA sequence TTAAAAATACACTAATACATCCATAATGACACTAGCACAAGCACAACAACTCGTAGACGAGTGGATTCAAACCAAGGGTATTCGCTATTTTAACGAATTAACCAATATGGCGGTTCTGATGGAAGAGGTGGGTGAGCTAGCCCGCCTGATGGCGCGCACTTATGGTGAGCAGTCGTTTAAAGAAAGTGATAAGCACCGCGACCTTGGCGACGAAATGGCCGATGTACTCTTTGTCTTGATTTGCTTGGCCAACCAGACCGGCATCGACTTGACCGAGGCGCTGCGCAAAAACCTAGACAAAAAGACCCAGCGCGATAGCCAGCGCCACCAACAAAACCCGAAGCTACGGGACTAGGTACTTGTTTTACGCTGATTATCCGCTGTGTTTTTCGAGTTGGTTGAGCAGGGCGCGGATGTCCTTGGGGTAAGGTGCTTCTACGCTAATTTCTTCTCCGTTCATTCGCTTAAACAACAGACTCCGTGCGTGTAACACCACTCGCTGAATGAGAGGCTGCTCTTCGTCGGTTTGTTTCATATTAAAGCCCTTCCGTTTGATTTGGGAGAGGTACAAGTGTTGCCCGCCATAGGCTTCGTCGGCCACAATGGGGGCTTTGAGTACAGCAAGGTGGATGCGGATTTGGTGCATCCGGCCTGTAATCGGGCGGCACTCTACCAAGGTATGGTGGCGAAACATTTGTAGGGTGCGAAAAAAAGTCATTGCCTCCTTGCCCTCTTGCGTATCTATCTTTACTTTGCCAGTGCGTAGGGGCAGGATGGGTAGGTTGACGCAGATATTGTCAAACTCTTGCACTCCCTCCACCACAGCGTGATAGAGCTTGGCTATCTCACGATGCTCAAACTGTAGGGACAGATGGCGGTAGGCTTCGGGATTTTTGGCAATGGCCAATACACCAGAGGTTTCTTTATCTAACCGATGTCCCATTTGTGCCGTAGCTACATAGTCTCTGGCCAGCTCTATGAGACTCTGCTTGCCCTCGGGCGCACGGTCTTGGAGGGTTGAGATATAAGGAGGCTTGTTGATGAGCACATAGTCTTCATCTTCAAACAAAATCAAGTCTTTAAAATTGATGGGCTTCATAAGGGAATTTGTCAAGAAAAATAGCGCCAATGCACCTACAAAAGTACGGCTTAAAAGCGGGCTTTTCAAATGGCTTGGCATAGTTGTGTTGGCAGGGGTGGGGCTTTGTGCTTGTGATACGGCTAGCGTTGACCAACCTCAAAAAGGGCGACTGGGCAAACTAGGGCGGAATATCGCAGGGCGTTACCCCAAACGCGAGGCTAAGTTTGAGTTTCCTACTACACAAGAGGCACAAAAACTAGCACAAGAAGCCTTTGCTCGTACAAACAAGGCCGAAGAACACGCTTGGCTGGAAGAGATTGCTGCTGAGGGCATACCCCTGCGATTGATTTGGGCCGATACGGCCGGGGTGGTTTCGCTAATGGATCGGGAGCGGCTTTTTCGGTATGCCCCAGAGTTTTTTGCCTTAGAAGAAGTGGGGAGCTTTTATAGCCAATATCCTCACAATATACACGCTTGGCAACAGGCTTTGTTCAAGGGCTTGCGGGTACTCGACCCTGCCGATGTAGGCAAGGTACAAGCAGGTCAATGGAGCATCTTGACATTTGAGCA is a window from the Eisenibacter elegans DSM 3317 genome containing:
- a CDS encoding RluA family pseudouridine synthase — translated: MKPINFKDLILFEDEDYVLINKPPYISTLQDRAPEGKQSLIELARDYVATAQMGHRLDKETSGVLAIAKNPEAYRHLSLQFEHREIAKLYHAVVEGVQEFDNICVNLPILPLRTGKVKIDTQEGKEAMTFFRTLQMFRHHTLVECRPITGRMHQIRIHLAVLKAPIVADEAYGGQHLYLSQIKRKGFNMKQTDEEQPLIQRVVLHARSLLFKRMNGEEISVEAPYPKDIRALLNQLEKHSG
- a CDS encoding nucleotide pyrophosphohydrolase, producing MTLAQAQQLVDEWIQTKGIRYFNELTNMAVLMEEVGELARLMARTYGEQSFKESDKHRDLGDEMADVLFVLICLANQTGIDLTEALRKNLDKKTQRDSQRHQQNPKLRD